A single genomic interval of Centropristis striata isolate RG_2023a ecotype Rhode Island chromosome 8, C.striata_1.0, whole genome shotgun sequence harbors:
- the si:ch73-95l15.5 gene encoding putative leucine-rich repeat-containing protein DDB_G0290503 — protein MSSKGKNELCRICGGALQGNQRRWLFGGQNKKTGQPQTPTGSLRGGSLSRSSQSSPWGSTLSLGSSGSLSRSQLSLSSPSKGMDVLSVLTHILGQSVPRGGGQGEFVCGKCVCVLERVFKFDSVISRVKVLSSERLQKLMQERDKIRQWVRQNYHQRHPRDSQGRGSTSEEDGEAEKEGYREMLKENMALSEYECWSEKWDTCPYFVRTGKRCRKGKGCEGCDSLRVSDSDYESVCGVPRCLPFQPFSPLALSRDKSQSMPLHWQRVSSCSSIPSSLAGSTLSLQTSSRTESIQSLDSLDGNDPFDPPDAQSANFVLKELRSIEGKPVSSPSGSRIPVLGRKEGRYSGKVGEMVSPSVNRVLNFGSVGNGAEEMDEEDGDVLSELRDEFMPLHRESTSDKVHHAVRHLRGQLDQAVSRIRTLEAELKHGKSKPTEANGSEDWVPLLQEEGGSSLLQSLGHSLQSRERLIQECMGLMRRLCVEGGAGTELADRLTEKLTETLKDTLSVNKAALQTLRSEAMEKEKSMETEIEALRKAGRDRERDLDTLNSVLQCNQDIINELRVALGEKDRLLKEVEKEREVWRQRDRALATVLQEKEALIQELESCQKDVQGSAADGEGNSATLCNEVTKLTTALQEYQDMVQNQQKSYSQTVSSLTDQLKNTQQELREKEKEKKEADRAWHNSREDREREERKLRNSLEKRDKLIEQILLDAEERDHLFRELQQNLQNKREPLTGIKHTL, from the exons ATGTCCTCCAAAGGTAAAAATGAGTTGTGCCGAATATGTGGCGGGGCTCTGCAGGGAAACCAGAGGCGGTGGCTGTTTGGGGGCCAAAATAAGAAGACGGGACAGCCTCAGACTCCGACAGGCTCCTTGAGAGGAGGAAGCCTGTCCCGGTCCTCGCAGAGCAGCCCCTGGG GCAGCACGTTATCTCTGGGCTCCTCAGGGTCTCTCTCCAGGTCCCAGTTATCCCTCAGCTCCCCGTCCAAAGGGATGGATGTGCTCTCGGTGTTGACTCACATACTGGGGCAGTCTGTACCACGAGGCGGCGGGCAGGGGGAGTTTGTCTGTGGCAAATGCGTGTGTGTCCTCGAGCGGGTTTTCAAGTTCGACTCGGTGATCTCCAGGGTGAAGGTGCTTTCGTCGGAGAGGCTTCAGAAGCTGATGCAGGAGAGGGACAAGATCAGACAGTGGGTGCGCCAAAACTACCACCAGAGACACCCGCGGGACTCCCAGGGGAGGGGCAGCACCAGCGAGGAGGACGGCGAGGCGGAGAAGGAAGGCTACAGGGAGATGCTCAAAGAAAATATGGCACTGTCGGAGTACGAGTGCTGGTCCGAAAAGTGGGACACGTGTCCGTATTTTGTAAGAACGGGTAAAAGATGCAGAAAGGGCAAAGGATGTGAAGGCTGTGATTCTCTACGGGTGTCCGACTCAGATTACGAGTCTGTGTGTGGGGTTCCTCGCTGCCTGCCTTTCCAACCCTTCTCCCCATTGGCGCTGTCGCGGGACAAGTCCCAGAGCATGCCCCTCCACTGGCAGAGGGTGTCATCCTGCAGCTCCATCCCATCCTCACTGGCAGGGTCCACTCTCTCCTTACAAACGTCCTCCCGCACAGAGTCCATTCAGTCCCTCGACTCCCTTGATGGCAACGACCCGTTCGACCCTCCGGATGCTCAGTCGGCCAACTTTGTGCTGAAGGAGCTGAGAAGTATTGAAGGGAAGCCTGTCAGTTCGCCATCAGGGAGTAGGATCCCAGTTCTGGGCAGGAAGGAGGGGAGGTACTCGGGAAAAGTTGGAGAGATGGTGTCACCCTCTGTGAACAGGGTGCTGAACTTTGGGAGTGTGGGGAACGGAGCGGAGGAAATGGATGAAGAGGATGGAGATGTCCTGTCAGAGCTGAGGGACGAGTTCATGCCTCTTCATCGAGAg AGCACAAGTGATAAGGTTCACCACGCTGTCAGGCACCTGCGAGGCCAGCTGGACCAAGCTGTGTCCCGCATCAGGACCCTGGAGGCCGAGCTGAAACACGGGAAGAGCAAACCAACTGAAGCCAACGGATCAGAGGACTGGGTGCCT TTGCTCCAGGAGGAGGGTGGCAGCTCCCTGCTGCAGAGCCTCGGTCACTCTCTGCAAAGCCGGGAGCGTCTGATCCAG GAGTGTATGGGTCTGATGAGAAGGCTGTGTGTGGAGGGGGGAGCTGGGACCGAGCTGGCCGACAGGCTGACTGAGAAACTGACTGAGACTCTGAAAGACACTCTCTCCGTCAACAAG GCTGCCCTGCAGACTTTGAGGTCTGAAGcgatggagaaggagaagagcaTGGAGACAGAGATCGAGGCCCTGAGGAAGGCTGGAAGAGACCGAGAGAGAGACCTCGACACACTCAACAGTGTGCTGCAGTGCAACCAGGATATTATCAAC GAACTGCGAGTGGCTCTGGGGGAGAAGGATCGGCTGCTGAAGGaggtggagaaagagagggaggtgtGGAGACAGAGGGACCGGGCCCTGGCTACTGTCCTGCAGGAGAAGGAGGCTCTGATCCAGGAGCTGGAGAGCTGTCAGAAAGACGTGCAG GGGTCGGCAGCAGATGGAGAGGGAAACAGCGCCACCTTGTGCAACGAGGTCACCAAACTAACTACAGCCCTGCAGGAGTACCAGGACATGGTGCAG AATCAGCAGAAGAGTTACAGTCAGACGGTGTCCTCTCTGACAGATCAACTCAAAAACACCCAGCAGGAGCtgagggagaaggagaaggagaaaaaggaggcGGATAGAGCCTGGCacaacagcagagaggacagagagagagaggaaaggaaactgaGGAACAGCCTGGAGAAGAGAGACAAACTCATCGAG CAAATCCTGTTGGATGCTGAGGAGCGGGACCATCTgttcagagagctgcagcagaaCCTGCAGAACAAACGTGAACCTCTGACTggcatcaaacacacactgtga
- the pycard gene encoding apoptosis-associated speck-like protein containing a CARD, with the protein MVHKTIKGAIKEALQDLSKKLFLEFRHQLRDRREQPRVCLSDVEDKSVLEITDLLVSTFTEPKASEVTVDLLRQINCNNEADTLYSKTKACMDKGDPTFRKTLTGGLETKPSQEAKNYAASRLPLQAAVRRDPMKKPEEVEADAKARVVSEGGDPDNERLVLSRCMIQFGQYKGQTNKWLLENDLDYTAFILAQHEKQRQTTRDQSPLMANKDCLTRYAMAYREVEQEVRFQRAYNRSCESGPKGNALVGFGRFKSERLKDLYKSEDKDKIGYVDYLRGKRSTCDPGSKMDIAIKYILKRDQNVRTRRNRTQSTRY; encoded by the exons ATGGTGCACAAAACAATCAAAGGGGCTATAAAGGAAGCCCTGCAGGATCTGAGTAAAAAACTATTTCTTGAGTTTCGTCACCAGCTGAGAGACCGCAGAGAGCAGCCACGCGTGTGTCTCTCCGACGTGGAAGATAAAAGCGTGTTGGAGATCACAGACCTCCTGGTTTCGACCTTCACCGAGCCCAAAGCTTCTGAAGTGACTGTGGATCTGCTGCGGCAGATTAATTGCAACAATGAAGCAGACACGCTGT ATTCAAAAACCAAAGCCTGCATGGAC AAAGGTGACCCTACCTTTCGTAAGACCTTGACAGGGGGGTTGGAGACGAAACCCTCACAGGAAGCCAAGAATTATGCAGCCAGCCGGCTGCCTTTACAGGCAGCTGTACGTAGAGATCCTATGAAGAAGCcagaggaggtggaggctgACGCAAAGGCCCGTGTTGTCTCTGAGGGCGGGGACCCTGATAATGAAAGGCTCGTTCTGAGCAGGTGTATGATTCAGTTTGGCCAATACAAAGGTCAAACCAACAAATGGCTGCTGGAGAATGATTTGGACTACACTGCTTTCATATTGGCTCAACATGAGAAGCAGCGACAGACAACAAGGGATCAGAGCCCGCTGATGGCCAACAAG GATTGCCTGACCCGATATGCAATGGCTTACCGCGAGGTTGAGCAAGAAGTCAGATTTCAGCGTGCCTACAACAGATCTTGCGAGTCAGGCCCAAAGGGAAACGCCCTTGTTGGGTTTGGGCGTTTCAAATCAGAGAGACTGAAGGATCTGTACAAGTCGGAAGACAAGGACAAAATCGG ATATGTCGACTACCTTCGGGGCAAGAGGTCAACCTGCGACCCGGGGTCCAAAATGGACATCGctatcaaatacattttgaagcGGGACCAAAACGTACGGACCAGAAGAAATCGGACCCAAAGCACCAGATATTAG
- the tektl1 gene encoding coiled-coil domain-containing protein 105 produces MQVQSVPLGSVTIGPQSWRDGTVHSIRRAERLVRQTRAGRSVTCSRPRSCSATAGFTPQRTEGTAETSGDKITAEECAESRDCICKNKMSRPQTTGAMFRSGSQRTPVAPFPPTSLREQCAGASVAVAGEYMRRVREVEARLRRQAGRVTQEGIKLERERGHLERMLRSLRSHLTVNRRSSDGRTRRPPTAETERDGADYLLLCEKRELAQLKQELEGALRNTLTQLQALGQSSRQLLDCASERARVLELLPHSASAGGHTGALSFTKADPVSPFTPECKQVLESSTVTVNQSQLLRENIRQMLASAITRQKAVHRTVNDGLVKKIAETISLQQRLTLMSAATRQAMFRKQREINCIRHSHDRVQGPEYSGDILSREKLNRPLVQVYHRHPGTQLPEAAHLIQGSAVLRRCLTSSEGELTRLQRACLQLLDDQHSKTAAAQVDAAVVRMRRQQVDKRAMPSVLQQGACISQLPLSCIR; encoded by the exons ATGCAGGTCCAGTCGGTTCCCCTCGGCTCCGTCACTATTGGACCACAGTCCTGGCGCGATGGGACCGTCCACTCCATCCGGCGGGCAGAGCGCCTGGTGCGGCAGACTCGTGCTGGGCGTTCCGTGACTTGCAGCCGGCCCCGGAGCTGCAGCGCCACCGCAGGTTTCACCCCGCAGCGCACAGAAGGCACGGCGGAAACAAGCGGAGATAAGATCACAGCGGAGGAATGCGCAGAGAGTCGTGACTGCATCTGCAAAAATAAGATGTCGAGGCCCCAAACTACAGGAGCGATG TTTCGTAGTGGCTCCCAGAGGACGCCTGTGGCCCCTTTCCCCCCGACCAGCCTGCGTGAGCAGTGTGCCGGGGCCAGCGTGGCCGTGGCCGGTGAGTACATGCGGAGGGTGCGGGAGGTGGAGGCCCGGCTGCGCAGGCAGGCCGGCAGGGTGACCCAGGAGGGCATCAAgctggagagggagaggggtcACCTGGAGAGGATGCTGCGCAGCCTCAGGAGCCATCTGACCGTCAACAGGAGGAGCTCAGACGGGAGGACCAGGAGGCCACCCACTGCTGAGACG GAGAGGGATGGTGCTGATTACTTGTTGCTGTGTGAGAAAAGAGAGCTGGCCCAGCTGAAACAGGAGCTGGAGGGAGCACTGAGAAACACGCTGACCCAGCTGCAG GCTCTGGGTCAGAGCAGCAGACAGCTGCTGGACTGTGCCAGTGAGCGGGCTCGTGTTCTGGAGCTGCTGCCTCACAGCGCCTCTGCTGGAGGACACACTGGTGCTCTGAGCTTCACCAAAGCAGACCCGGTCAGCCCCTTTACACCAG AATGTAAACAGGTGTTAGAGTCGTCCACGGTGACAGTCAACCAGTCACAGCTGCTGAGGGAAAACATCAGACAGATGTTAGCCAGCGCCATCACCAGGCAGAAAGCTGTTCACCGCACAGTCAACGATGGCCTCGTGAAGAAAATTGCAGAGACAATCAGTCTGCAG CAACGTCTGACTTTGATGTCTGCAGCCACCAGGCAGGCCATGTTCCGCAAGCAGAGGGAAATTAACTGTATTCGCCACAGCCATGACAGAGTGCAG GGTCCAGAGTACAGCGGTGACATACTGTCCAGAGAGAAACTCAACAGGCCTCTGGTGCAGGTTTATCACAGACACCCAGGGACACAGCTACCTGAGGCTGCTCATCTCATACAG GGCAGTGCAGTGCTGAGGCGATGCCTAACGTCCTCCGAGGGTGAGCTGACGAGGCTACAGCGGGCCTGTCTGCAGCTGCTGGACGACCAGCACAGCAAGACAGCGGCAGCTCAGGTGGACGCCGCTGTTGTACGCATGAGGCGTCAGCAGGTCGACAAGCGAGCCATGCCTTCTGttctccagcagggggcgtgcATAAGCCAACTCCCACTGTCTTGCATTCGGTAG
- the LOC131976027 gene encoding sperm acrosome membrane-associated protein 4-like gives MSKLVCSLLFLCLLPAVVPLFCYTCVFPAISPLDCIRFPLKCPPGQVCLSSRAVGEKGDFRVVLYEKSCILPSMCGVTGQKHTMGLNFTFTNECCSTHLCNGAARPAAPFWTGTLLTLLISILVW, from the exons ATGTCGAAGCTGGTTTGCTCTCTGCTTTTCCTTTGTTTACTTCCAGCTGTGG TTCCCCTCTTCTGTTACACCTGTGTGTTCCCCGCCATCTCACCTCTGGACTGCATCAGATTCCCCCTAAAGTGTCCACCCGGGCAGGTCTGTCTGTCCAGCAGAGCTGTGGGCGAGAAAG GAGACTTCCGTGTGGTGTTGTATGAGAAGAGCTGCATCTTGCCCTCCATGTGCGGAGTCACCggacaaaaacacaccatgGGACTCAACTTCACCTTCACTAATGAGTGCTGCAGCACACATCTGTGCAACGGAGCTGCACGACCTGCTGCTCCCTTCTGGACTGGCACATTACTCACACTTCTTATTTCAATCTTAGTTTGGTGA